In one window of Nocardiopsis aegyptia DNA:
- a CDS encoding C45 family autoproteolytic acyltransferase/hydolase, translating to MGHSKTFGAIEVGDGGDGRWGDYARSRWPELSWWLDPERRTPEHAARGRALFAEHMPELVGVRERLAAQLDRPDGDSFLTFANMRTSFAGCTQIGGAGRLLRNYDFAPERCEGTIVHSRFLRPVIGTQEAGWGLLDGMNDAGLAVSLTFGGRFVHGPGFAVPLVLRYLLETCATADEAVGRLRTIPISTAQNLTLADPRGAVTVYAGPDIAPTEAPEACAANHQEEPVPEGQERFSRTRERLERVRAVGADVAAMLRPPLYMTAYDEGLGTLYTADYRPAEGRVAYHWPGERWEQSFERFTTGSRTVELGTAG from the coding sequence ATGGGCCACAGCAAGACCTTCGGGGCGATCGAGGTCGGAGACGGCGGCGACGGCCGCTGGGGCGACTACGCGCGCTCCCGGTGGCCGGAGCTGTCCTGGTGGCTGGATCCGGAGCGGCGGACGCCGGAGCACGCGGCCCGGGGCCGTGCGCTGTTCGCGGAGCACATGCCGGAACTGGTCGGTGTCCGCGAGCGGCTCGCCGCCCAGCTGGACCGGCCGGACGGCGACAGCTTCCTCACCTTCGCGAACATGCGGACGTCCTTCGCCGGATGCACGCAGATCGGCGGTGCGGGCCGACTGCTGCGCAACTACGACTTCGCCCCCGAGCGCTGTGAGGGCACGATCGTCCACTCCCGCTTCCTGCGGCCGGTGATCGGCACGCAGGAGGCGGGCTGGGGCCTGCTCGACGGGATGAACGACGCCGGACTGGCGGTCTCCCTCACCTTCGGCGGACGGTTCGTCCACGGCCCAGGGTTCGCCGTCCCCCTCGTGCTGCGCTACCTCCTGGAGACGTGCGCGACGGCGGACGAGGCGGTCGGCCGCCTGCGCACGATCCCGATCAGCACCGCCCAGAACCTCACGCTGGCCGATCCGCGCGGAGCGGTCACCGTGTACGCGGGGCCGGACATCGCGCCGACCGAGGCACCGGAGGCCTGCGCCGCCAACCACCAGGAGGAGCCGGTGCCCGAGGGGCAGGAGCGGTTCTCCCGGACCCGGGAGCGGCTGGAGCGCGTGCGCGCCGTGGGCGCGGACGTGGCGGCGATGCTCCGGCCTCCGCTGTACATGACCGCCTACGACGAGGGCCTGGGCACGCTGTACACCGCGGACTACCGACCGGCGGAGGGGCGGGTCGCCTACCACTGGCCGGGGGAGCGCTGGGAGCAGTCCTTCGAACGGTTCACGACGGGATCGCGCACGGTGGAGCTGGGGACGGCCGGCTGA
- a CDS encoding nitroreductase family deazaflavin-dependent oxidoreductase: MSISRPPTTPMRRALFRAPIWIYRLGLGPLMGRRFVLLTHRGRTSGTARQAVLEVVGSNEATGTVLVASGYGRRSQWYRNIVAEPRVMFQVGAHRHRGRATPLPPEEAGRALAHYAQHHPAAARALLGGLGFEVDGSPESFARVGADPDGIPIVRLAPTDPPRSDFPDLSDR, from the coding sequence ATGTCGATCTCCCGGCCGCCGACCACCCCGATGCGCAGGGCCCTGTTCCGCGCGCCGATCTGGATCTACCGGCTCGGGCTGGGTCCGCTGATGGGGCGCCGCTTCGTCCTGCTGACGCACAGGGGGCGCACGAGCGGGACGGCGCGCCAGGCGGTCCTGGAGGTGGTCGGCTCCAACGAGGCCACCGGCACGGTCCTGGTGGCGTCGGGGTACGGGCGCCGGTCGCAGTGGTACCGCAACATCGTGGCCGAGCCGCGGGTGATGTTCCAGGTGGGCGCGCACCGGCACCGGGGCCGGGCCACGCCGCTCCCGCCGGAGGAGGCCGGGAGGGCGCTGGCACACTACGCCCAGCACCATCCCGCGGCAGCGCGGGCGCTCCTGGGCGGGCTGGGCTTCGAGGTGGACGGCTCGCCGGAGTCCTTCGCGCGGGTGGGCGCGGACCCCGACGGCATCCCGATCGTCCGGCTGGCGCCGACCGACCCGCCGCGGTCCGATTTCCCGGACCTCTCGGACCGGTAG
- a CDS encoding NRDE family protein: MCTVIVGFDPAAHTPLVITAIRDEMRSRPWDGPGRHWPDQPSVVGGRDRLAGGTWLAVDPTGPRVAALLNGWPWDGRMPWEGSYPASRGDLPLHALAVPERDPLAEEDLSRYAPFHLLVADAGRADLHSWDGRRLHSGPVPVGVSTVVNTGLDPADPRALRHTPEFAATRPDPSPLAERDGVARVWGRWPDLVTEAALARPRSAGSDESGDPSGLIAHADLGDGLVWATGSVTLLALDDRTIRYAFTDTPADPAAWRMIGL; the protein is encoded by the coding sequence ATGTGCACGGTCATCGTGGGTTTCGATCCCGCGGCGCACACACCGCTGGTGATCACCGCGATCAGGGACGAGATGCGCTCGCGTCCCTGGGACGGGCCGGGGCGCCACTGGCCCGACCAGCCCTCCGTGGTCGGTGGCCGTGACCGGCTGGCCGGCGGCACCTGGCTCGCCGTCGATCCGACCGGGCCGCGGGTGGCGGCGCTGCTCAACGGCTGGCCGTGGGACGGGCGGATGCCGTGGGAGGGCAGCTACCCGGCCAGCCGGGGCGACCTGCCCCTGCACGCCCTCGCCGTGCCCGAACGCGATCCGCTGGCCGAGGAGGACCTGTCGCGGTACGCGCCCTTCCACCTGCTGGTGGCCGACGCCGGCCGCGCCGACCTGCACAGCTGGGACGGGCGGCGGTTGCACTCGGGTCCCGTGCCGGTGGGGGTGAGCACGGTGGTCAACACCGGGCTCGACCCGGCCGATCCGCGCGCGCTGCGGCACACACCCGAGTTCGCCGCCACCCGGCCGGACCCGTCGCCGCTGGCGGAACGGGACGGGGTGGCGCGGGTCTGGGGCCGCTGGCCGGACCTGGTGACCGAGGCCGCGCTGGCCAGGCCGCGGTCGGCCGGCAGTGACGAGTCGGGCGACCCCTCGGGGCTGATCGCCCACGCCGACCTGGGCGACGGCCTGGTGTGGGCCACCGGATCGGTGACCCTGCTGGCCCTGGACGACCGCACGATCCGCTACGCCTTCACCGACACCCCCGCCGATCCCGCGGCCTGGCGGATGATCGGTCTGTGA
- a CDS encoding ABATE domain-containing protein, translating into MTTPTRPGRAAELIKDFVSADGHLADRADLARFLRKYRLVTEGAIPITLADLDEAVALRDGIRAVLAGGADTDPEAVARGQKVLDGLRVTVRMEPDADGAVPLAPAVVDEVRRGLARVAGAWAAVLATEEWRDLRA; encoded by the coding sequence ATGACGACCCCCACGCGGCCCGGCAGGGCCGCCGAACTCATCAAGGACTTCGTCTCCGCGGACGGGCACCTCGCCGACCGCGCCGACCTCGCGCGCTTCCTGCGCAAGTACCGGCTGGTGACCGAGGGAGCCATTCCCATCACCCTGGCCGACCTCGACGAGGCGGTCGCGCTGCGCGACGGCATCCGCGCGGTCCTGGCCGGAGGGGCGGACACCGACCCCGAGGCGGTCGCGCGCGGGCAGAAGGTGCTGGACGGGCTGCGGGTGACGGTGCGCATGGAGCCCGACGCGGACGGCGCGGTGCCGCTGGCTCCGGCGGTGGTGGACGAGGTACGGCGCGGCCTGGCCCGGGTGGCCGGTGCGTGGGCGGCCGTCCTGGCCACGGAGGAGTGGCGCGACCTGCGCGCCTGA
- a CDS encoding SdpI family protein, with product MADWFTVGIVFGLISAFLGWTSVSSVREDVDIDRSPGLRVPTTLASKESWLTAHRKAQPYFFGACLLMSVAGAAFVVWAAVVGDPGSVIAPMFAVLAAMTVILLVGAVLGVREVRRSVGASGPQGRL from the coding sequence GTGGCCGACTGGTTCACGGTGGGAATCGTCTTCGGCCTGATCAGCGCTTTCCTCGGCTGGACCTCGGTCTCCTCCGTTCGCGAGGACGTCGATATCGACCGAAGCCCGGGCCTACGCGTTCCGACGACGCTCGCGTCGAAGGAGTCGTGGCTCACCGCCCACAGGAAGGCACAGCCCTACTTCTTCGGGGCCTGCCTGCTCATGTCGGTGGCCGGGGCGGCCTTCGTGGTCTGGGCGGCGGTCGTCGGTGATCCGGGCAGCGTGATCGCGCCCATGTTCGCCGTCCTGGCCGCCATGACCGTGATCCTGCTGGTGGGAGCGGTGCTGGGGGTACGTGAGGTCCGCAGGTCGGTTGGAGCCTCCGGGCCTCAGGGCCGCCTCTAG
- a CDS encoding extracellular catalytic domain type 1 short-chain-length polyhydroxyalkanoate depolymerase, producing MTNARKSPLTRVAGIVAATVLPLLAALFVAAPPASAATLTEIDDFGANPSDLRMFLYVPDNVAEDPPILVAQHWCTGTGPVFHANTEFAALADQHGFIVIYPSVTRSSQCFDVSSPEALRRDGGSDPVGIRSMIDHTVRAHGADSERVFVTGVSSGAMMTNVMLANYPDVFAAGAAFAGVPFGCFATTDGSGWNNECSNGRIDLSPQEWGDLVRDSYPGYDGPRPRMQLWHGSEDDVLHYANFAEEIEQWTNVHGLGTDPDATDRPQPHWERTRYGATGDRAPVEAISVEGVGHNVITSGMAAHVITFFGLDEGTDPGPGPDPEPEGECRVTASTNGWNTGLTAALTITNTGDAPVEDWSLEFTLPEGQSIGSGWNATYSTSGGTVVATHAGHNATIAPGAEVGIGYQASHSGDAGAPTGFTLNGAECATG from the coding sequence GTGACCAACGCACGCAAGAGCCCCCTGACCAGAGTGGCCGGCATCGTCGCCGCCACCGTCCTACCGCTGTTGGCGGCCCTGTTCGTGGCCGCCCCGCCGGCCTCGGCGGCCACCCTGACCGAGATCGACGACTTCGGCGCCAACCCCAGCGACCTGCGCATGTTCCTCTACGTCCCCGACAATGTCGCGGAGGATCCACCGATCCTGGTGGCGCAGCACTGGTGCACCGGAACCGGACCGGTCTTCCACGCCAACACCGAGTTCGCCGCCCTGGCCGACCAGCACGGCTTCATCGTCATCTATCCCTCGGTCACGCGCAGCAGCCAGTGCTTCGACGTCTCCTCCCCCGAGGCCCTGCGGCGCGACGGCGGCAGCGACCCGGTGGGCATCCGCTCGATGATCGACCACACCGTCCGCGCCCACGGCGCCGACAGCGAGCGGGTCTTCGTCACCGGCGTCTCCTCCGGCGCCATGATGACCAACGTGATGCTCGCCAACTACCCCGACGTGTTCGCGGCCGGCGCGGCGTTCGCCGGGGTGCCGTTCGGCTGCTTCGCCACCACCGACGGATCGGGGTGGAACAACGAATGCTCCAACGGCCGGATCGACCTCTCCCCGCAGGAGTGGGGTGACCTGGTCCGGGACTCCTATCCGGGCTATGACGGCCCGCGTCCGCGCATGCAGCTGTGGCACGGCAGCGAGGACGACGTCCTGCACTACGCGAACTTCGCCGAGGAGATCGAGCAGTGGACGAACGTCCACGGCCTCGGCACGGACCCCGACGCCACGGACCGGCCCCAGCCCCACTGGGAGCGGACCCGCTACGGCGCGACCGGTGACCGCGCCCCGGTGGAGGCGATCAGCGTGGAGGGGGTCGGGCACAACGTGATCACCTCGGGGATGGCCGCGCACGTGATCACCTTCTTCGGCCTGGACGAGGGCACCGACCCCGGACCCGGCCCCGACCCGGAGCCCGAGGGCGAGTGCCGGGTCACCGCCTCGACCAACGGGTGGAACACCGGTCTCACCGCCGCGCTGACCATCACCAACACCGGCGACGCGCCCGTCGAGGACTGGTCCCTGGAGTTCACGCTCCCCGAGGGGCAGAGCATCGGCTCCGGCTGGAACGCCACCTACAGCACGAGCGGCGGGACGGTCGTGGCCACCCACGCCGGGCACAACGCCACCATCGCCCCGGGCGCCGAGGTGGGCATCGGCTACCAGGCGTCGCACTCCGGAGACGCCGGCGCGCCGACCGGCTTCACGCTCAACGGAGCGGAGTGCGCCACGGGCTGA
- a CDS encoding formate/nitrite transporter family protein encodes MSYLAPPEFATRMVDAGAAKMTMSTRDTLIRSFMAGAILAMGAALAITVTVQTGNALLGAVLFPVGFCMLYLLGYDLLTGVFTLVPLALIDRRPGATFTGLLRNWGLVFVGNFAGAFMVAVLMAIIVTTGFATDPDEVGQRLGTIGESRTVGYAEFGASGMLTLFVRGVLCNWMVSTGVVGAMMSRTVGGKVIAMWMPVMLFFYMGFEHSIVNMFLFPAGLLLGGEFSVGDYLVWNEIPTVLGNLVGGFTFVGLMLYTTHVRTKDTSPKPIDVTKPGLEERVSVPVAK; translated from the coding sequence ATGTCCTACCTGGCCCCGCCCGAGTTCGCCACGAGGATGGTCGACGCGGGCGCAGCGAAGATGACGATGTCCACCCGCGACACCCTGATCCGGTCGTTCATGGCGGGGGCCATCCTCGCCATGGGCGCGGCCCTCGCCATCACCGTCACCGTGCAGACGGGCAACGCGCTGCTCGGCGCGGTCCTCTTCCCGGTGGGCTTCTGCATGCTGTACCTGCTCGGCTACGACCTGCTCACCGGTGTCTTCACGCTGGTTCCGCTGGCCCTGATCGACCGCAGGCCCGGCGCGACGTTCACGGGTCTGCTGCGCAACTGGGGCCTGGTGTTCGTGGGCAACTTCGCCGGGGCGTTCATGGTCGCCGTCCTCATGGCGATCATCGTCACCACGGGCTTCGCCACGGACCCCGACGAGGTCGGGCAGCGCCTGGGCACGATCGGCGAGTCGCGGACCGTGGGCTACGCCGAGTTCGGCGCCTCGGGCATGCTGACGCTGTTCGTCCGGGGCGTGCTGTGCAACTGGATGGTCTCCACCGGTGTGGTGGGCGCGATGATGTCGAGGACCGTGGGCGGCAAGGTCATCGCCATGTGGATGCCGGTGATGCTCTTCTTCTACATGGGGTTCGAGCACTCGATCGTCAACATGTTCCTCTTCCCGGCCGGGCTGCTGCTCGGCGGTGAGTTCTCGGTCGGCGACTACCTGGTGTGGAACGAGATCCCCACCGTCCTGGGCAACCTGGTGGGCGGCTTCACGTTCGTGGGTCTCATGCTCTACACGACCCACGTGCGCACCAAGGACACCTCGCCGAAGCCGATCGACGTCACGAAGCCGGGCCTGGAGGAGAGGGTCTCCGTCCCCGTCGCCAAGTGA
- the mshC gene encoding cysteine--1-D-myo-inosityl 2-amino-2-deoxy-alpha-D-glucopyranoside ligase → MRSWSAPDIVSLPGTGGPLRIHDTATGRIRATDPGPRAGMYACGITPYDAAHLGHAFTYLTFDLVNRVWRDAGHEVNYVQNTTDIDDPLLERAEAIGVDWRDLAHREIDVFRDDMAALRIIPPTSYVGVVESVDLISDLAARIRDTGAAYELDGDVYFSVVEASGFGGISGMDRAEMLELFGERGGDPDRTGKKDPLDWLLWRAERPGEPAWESPLGRGRPGWHIECSAIALDRLGPNFDLNGGGSDLIFPHHEMGAAETRSTTGGPNAHNHLHVGMVGLNGEKMSKSLGNLVFVSKLREQGVEPAVIRLAMLAHHYRAPWEWTDAELPVACDRFKRWRSAVALGSGPDAAPMLAAVRAALAEDLDSPTALAAVDTWVAGALAGDGTDTGAPALARATIDALLGVEL, encoded by the coding sequence ATGCGTTCATGGTCTGCGCCTGACATCGTCTCCCTGCCGGGTACCGGCGGCCCCCTTCGGATCCACGACACGGCCACCGGTCGGATACGGGCGACGGATCCGGGCCCGCGCGCGGGCATGTACGCGTGCGGCATCACGCCCTACGACGCCGCCCACCTGGGGCACGCGTTCACCTACCTGACCTTCGACCTGGTCAACCGGGTGTGGCGGGACGCCGGGCACGAGGTGAACTACGTGCAGAACACCACCGACATCGACGACCCGCTCCTGGAGCGGGCCGAGGCGATCGGCGTGGACTGGCGGGACCTGGCGCACCGCGAGATCGACGTGTTCCGCGACGACATGGCCGCCCTGCGGATCATCCCGCCGACCTCCTACGTCGGGGTGGTGGAGTCGGTCGACCTCATCAGCGACCTGGCCGCGCGGATCCGTGACACCGGCGCCGCCTACGAACTCGACGGCGACGTGTACTTCTCCGTGGTCGAGGCGTCCGGGTTCGGCGGGATCAGTGGCATGGACCGCGCGGAGATGCTGGAACTGTTCGGCGAGCGCGGCGGCGACCCCGACCGCACCGGCAAGAAGGACCCGCTGGACTGGCTGCTGTGGCGCGCCGAGCGCCCGGGGGAGCCTGCCTGGGAGAGCCCGCTGGGCCGCGGCCGACCCGGCTGGCACATCGAGTGCAGTGCCATCGCCCTGGACCGGCTCGGCCCGAACTTCGACCTCAACGGCGGCGGCAGCGACCTCATCTTCCCGCACCACGAGATGGGCGCGGCCGAGACCCGCAGCACCACGGGCGGCCCCAACGCCCACAACCACCTGCACGTGGGCATGGTGGGGCTCAACGGCGAGAAGATGTCCAAGTCTCTGGGCAACCTCGTGTTCGTGTCCAAGCTGCGCGAGCAGGGCGTGGAGCCGGCCGTGATCCGCCTGGCCATGCTGGCGCACCACTACCGGGCGCCGTGGGAGTGGACCGACGCGGAGCTCCCGGTGGCGTGCGACCGCTTCAAGCGCTGGCGCTCGGCCGTCGCGCTGGGTTCGGGCCCGGACGCCGCGCCGATGCTCGCCGCGGTCCGCGCGGCCCTGGCCGAGGACCTGGACTCCCCGACCGCCCTGGCGGCCGTGGACACGTGGGTCGCGGGTGCCCTGGCCGGGGACGGCACGGACACCGGCGCGCCCGCCCTGGCCCGCGCCACCATCGACGCCCTCCTGGGCGTGGAGCTCTAG
- a CDS encoding MarR family winged helix-turn-helix transcriptional regulator — translation MDHDRDFGVLVGRAFQRMVAELHAHLAEAGFAALGQSLGFAIKEVAAAGADGLTTARLAARMGVTHQGAAKAVDEMVAAGYVRRVPDPQDGRSKRLVLTDHGRALLAAGHAFHQDYERRLADRVGPEHVAAAREVLAAMRGMEAPREEAATGRAPRPLI, via the coding sequence ATGGATCACGACCGGGACTTCGGAGTGCTGGTGGGGCGGGCCTTCCAACGCATGGTCGCCGAGTTGCACGCACACCTCGCCGAAGCGGGGTTCGCCGCCCTCGGCCAGAGCCTCGGCTTCGCGATCAAGGAGGTCGCCGCCGCCGGCGCGGACGGCCTGACCACCGCCAGGCTCGCCGCACGGATGGGCGTCACGCACCAGGGCGCCGCCAAGGCGGTGGACGAGATGGTGGCGGCCGGGTACGTCCGGCGCGTCCCCGACCCGCAGGACGGCCGCAGCAAACGGCTCGTCCTCACCGACCACGGCCGGGCGCTCCTGGCCGCCGGGCACGCGTTCCACCAGGACTACGAGCGGCGCCTCGCCGACCGGGTGGGGCCCGAGCACGTGGCCGCGGCCCGCGAGGTCCTCGCCGCGATGAGGGGCATGGAGGCGCCGCGGGAGGAGGCCGCGACCGGGCGCGCCCCGCGCCCGCTCATCTGA
- a CDS encoding HhH-GPD-type base excision DNA repair protein, producing the protein MNDTLHITGDAEADALLSREPLALMIGMLLDQQVAMEVAFAGPKKIADRLGSLDAADLAGRDPEELAEVFGRTPAVHRFPSSMAKRVQALCAALVGDYDGHAERVWTSGDPDGRELLRRLKALPGFGDQKARIFLALLGKQRGVRPEGWREAAGPYGEEGSRRSVADIVDEQSLTEVRETKRAAKAAKAAQKKG; encoded by the coding sequence ATGAACGACACGCTGCACATCACCGGTGACGCCGAGGCCGACGCCCTGCTGTCGAGGGAGCCGCTGGCGCTCATGATCGGCATGCTCCTCGACCAGCAGGTCGCCATGGAGGTCGCCTTCGCCGGGCCGAAGAAGATCGCCGACCGGCTCGGCTCCCTGGACGCCGCCGACCTCGCCGGGCGCGACCCGGAGGAACTCGCCGAGGTCTTCGGGCGCACCCCGGCGGTACACCGCTTCCCCTCCTCGATGGCCAAGCGGGTCCAGGCGCTGTGCGCGGCCCTGGTCGGCGACTACGACGGGCACGCGGAGCGGGTCTGGACCTCCGGCGACCCCGACGGGCGCGAACTGCTCCGCCGCCTCAAGGCCCTGCCCGGTTTCGGCGACCAGAAGGCGCGCATCTTCCTCGCCCTGCTCGGCAAGCAGCGGGGCGTGCGCCCCGAGGGCTGGCGCGAGGCCGCCGGGCCCTACGGGGAGGAGGGCTCCCGGCGGTCGGTCGCCGACATCGTCGACGAGCAGTCCCTCACCGAGGTCCGCGAGACCAAGCGGGCCGCCAAGGCCGCGAAGGCCGCCCAGAAGAAGGGCTGA
- a CDS encoding sigma-70 family RNA polymerase sigma factor family protein: protein MGDQTTDPAGAGRRSGVALTVGPTVVNGHPAPAVRVDGEMDGVIAVRVEDDRITGLYYVRDPEKPTRVGQETPLSLR from the coding sequence ATGGGCGACCAGACCACCGATCCGGCGGGTGCGGGTCGCCGGAGCGGCGTCGCGCTCACCGTCGGCCCCACCGTGGTCAACGGCCACCCCGCGCCGGCCGTCCGGGTGGACGGGGAGATGGACGGGGTCATCGCGGTCCGGGTGGAGGACGACAGGATCACCGGCCTGTACTACGTCCGCGACCCGGAGAAGCCGACCCGCGTCGGGCAGGAGACGCCGCTGTCCCTGCGCTGA
- a CDS encoding potassium channel family protein — MSQAHDPVEHRSFVIVGDTNLARRVCASLRQEASTVQHLARPGDEDLREAMATPHDAVAVLLHEDAAALRYALAVAHMRADVPIVVTVFDRTVADELLRLLPQCHVTSPADLASPALAGPCADAGIAALYGRAGRARAVRLDRAGTPCAEDWTRRRAGWRAWWSRLASQLRSHDAGTRLMLGGLTGILASLLADWVWLLGLGHPPAEALFDAARVVSTVGPATDVHSTAYQLVSSVLMLGTIVFTAMFTAGLIERMLGPRLVGLIGPRTVPRFGHVIVVGIGQVGLRLCCELRRLGIPVVGIERDPHAPNVRLARSLGIPVVAGHGGDRAVLERLHLRRARALAAVGSDDLDNITVAIAAQGVARDTRVVLRAGEHEAIAETRSLLPLGTIRDVTSLSAAYVLARLRGVPATGVITHGHEVSVRLPDGGFAPWPLAAREGCAHVETAVPA, encoded by the coding sequence ATGAGTCAAGCGCACGACCCCGTCGAGCACCGATCCTTCGTCATCGTCGGCGACACCAACCTGGCGCGCCGCGTGTGCGCGTCGCTCCGGCAGGAGGCCTCCACCGTCCAGCACCTCGCCCGGCCAGGGGACGAAGACCTGCGCGAGGCGATGGCCACACCCCACGACGCCGTGGCGGTTCTGCTGCACGAGGACGCCGCCGCCCTGCGCTACGCGCTGGCCGTCGCGCACATGCGCGCCGACGTCCCGATCGTCGTGACCGTCTTCGACCGCACCGTCGCGGACGAACTGCTCCGGCTGCTGCCGCAGTGCCACGTCACCTCACCCGCCGACCTGGCCTCCCCCGCCCTGGCCGGACCCTGCGCCGACGCCGGGATCGCCGCGCTCTACGGCCGTGCCGGCCGCGCCCGCGCGGTCCGGCTCGACAGGGCGGGCACGCCGTGCGCCGAGGACTGGACGCGTCGGCGCGCGGGCTGGCGGGCCTGGTGGAGCCGCCTGGCGAGTCAGCTGCGCTCGCACGACGCGGGCACCCGCCTCATGCTCGGCGGGCTGACCGGGATACTGGCCTCGCTGCTGGCCGACTGGGTGTGGCTGCTGGGCCTGGGCCATCCTCCCGCCGAGGCGCTCTTCGACGCCGCCCGCGTGGTCTCGACCGTCGGCCCGGCGACCGACGTGCACTCGACCGCCTACCAGCTGGTGTCCAGCGTGCTCATGCTCGGCACGATCGTCTTCACCGCCATGTTCACCGCGGGCCTGATCGAGCGCATGCTCGGCCCCCGGCTGGTCGGACTGATCGGGCCCCGGACCGTCCCCCGGTTCGGACACGTCATCGTCGTCGGCATCGGGCAGGTCGGCCTGCGGCTGTGCTGCGAGCTGCGCCGCCTGGGCATCCCCGTCGTCGGGATCGAACGCGACCCGCACGCGCCGAACGTCCGGCTCGCCCGGTCGCTGGGGATCCCGGTGGTGGCCGGACACGGCGGCGACCGGGCCGTCCTGGAGCGACTGCATCTGCGCCGCGCCCGCGCGCTGGCCGCCGTCGGCTCCGACGACCTGGACAACATCACCGTGGCCATCGCCGCCCAGGGCGTCGCACGGGACACCAGGGTCGTCCTGCGCGCGGGCGAGCACGAGGCGATCGCCGAGACCCGTTCCCTGCTGCCCCTGGGCACGATCCGCGACGTGACGAGCCTGTCCGCCGCCTACGTGCTGGCCCGGCTCCGGGGCGTCCCGGCCACCGGCGTCATCACGCACGGCCACGAGGTGTCCGTGCGCCTGCCCGACGGCGGTTTCGCGCCCTGGCCGCTGGCCGCGCGCGAGGGCTGCGCGCACGTGGAGACCGCGGTCCCCGCCTGA
- a CDS encoding cupin domain-containing protein — MPVVHSSTAPAFTMHNATFTGLAAPSRGARETCVWRTELTPGVEGQAHSLTREEVLVVLSGGAVATVDGTEHALAEGDALIVPPNTAFALANPHDRPCTLMAVLPVGGQAVLPEGEPFTPPWAR; from the coding sequence ATGCCGGTCGTCCACAGCAGCACCGCGCCCGCGTTCACCATGCACAACGCCACCTTCACCGGTCTGGCCGCGCCCAGCCGCGGCGCTCGGGAGACCTGCGTCTGGCGCACCGAGCTCACCCCGGGCGTCGAGGGGCAGGCGCACTCGCTCACCCGGGAGGAGGTGCTGGTCGTGCTGTCGGGCGGGGCCGTGGCCACCGTGGACGGTACCGAGCACGCGCTCGCCGAGGGGGACGCGCTCATTGTGCCGCCGAACACCGCGTTCGCCCTGGCCAATCCGCACGATCGGCCGTGCACGCTCATGGCCGTGCTCCCCGTCGGCGGACAGGCGGTCCTGCCCGAGGGGGAGCCCTTCACCCCGCCCTGGGCACGGTGA